In Panicum virgatum strain AP13 chromosome 4N, P.virgatum_v5, whole genome shotgun sequence, a single window of DNA contains:
- the LOC120670089 gene encoding heparanase-like protein 3 encodes MAAAGLRLLGAVWLLAALLLLRPGAAASAAVAAVDGRRAIAATGEDFVCATLDWWPPDKCDYGTCAWGRAGLLNLDLSNKVLLNAVRAFSPLKLRLGGSLQDKVLYGTADLRQPCTPFVKNESEMFGFTQGCLPLRRWDELNAFFQKSGAKIVFGLNAMKGRVPLPDGSMGGPWDYTNAASLIQYTAYKGYHIHGWELGNELSGKGVGARIGADQYAADVIALKTIVDDIHRSTPSKPLVLAPGGFFDPDWFTELIVKTKPNLLNVMTHHIYNLGPGRDTNLIEKILNPSVLDGMVSIFSNLQGILKSTGTSTVAWVGEAGGAYNSGHHLVTDAFVFSFWFLDQLGMSAKYDTKSYCRQSLIGGNYGLLNTTTFQPNPDYYSALLWHRLMGTKVLATTFNGTNKIRAYAHCAKDSPGITLLLINLSGNTKTEVTVTAHAAAAGGAHKHGERTSYTTAQVSVTNQAATAGEHKHGARRHARKFGHAHAHAPGFAAAADGATRDEYHLTPKGGDLRSQVMLLNGKALATGADGSIPRLEAVKVDAAQPIAVAPYSIVFARISDFHAPACS; translated from the exons ATGGCCGCGGCGGGGTTGCGGCTTCTTGGAGCCGTGTGGCTcttggcggcgctgctgcttcTGCGGCCGGGCGCCGCGGCGTCGGCCGCGGTGGCCGCCGTGGACGGCCGGCGCGCCATCGCGGCGACGGGGGAGGACTTCGTGTGCGCGACACTGGACTGGTGGCCGCCGGACAAGTGCGACTACGGCACCTGCGCCTGGGGCCGCGCCGGGCTGCTCAACCTG GATCTCTCCAACAAGGTCTTGCTCAATGCCGTCAGAG CCTTCTCGCCGCTGAAGCTCCGGCTGGGAGGCTCGCTGCAGGACAAGGTGCTGTACGGCACCGCCGACCTCCGGCAGCCGTGCACGCCGTTCGTCAAGAACGAGTCGGAGATGTTCGGCTTCACTCAGGGATGCCTGCCCCTGCGCAGGTGGGACGAGCTCAACGCATTCTTCCAGAAATCCGG TGCCAAGATTGTGTTCGGGCTGAACGCAATGAAAGGCCGGGTCCCGTTGCCGGATGGATCTATGGGAGGGCCATGGGATTACACCAATGCAGCATCGCTGATTCAGTATACTGCATACAAGGGCTACCACATTCATGGATGGGAGCTTG GAAATGAACTTAGTGGTAAGGGAGTTGGAGCCCGAATCGGAGCTGACCAATATGCCGCAGATGTGATCGCCCTGAAAACAATAGTCGACGACATACACCGAAGCACTCCATCAAAGCCACTGGTGCTTGCTCCTGGAGGATTTTTTGACCCAGACTGGTTCACGGAACTGATCGTCAAAACCAAGCCAAATCTGTTGAATGTGATGACCCACCACATCTACAACTTAGGACCAG GAAGGGATACAAATCTGATTGAAAAGATCCTCAATCCGTCGGTCCTCGACGGAATGGTAAGCATATTCAGCAATCTTCAGGGCATACTGAAatccacagggacatcgaccgTCGCATGGGTTGGGGAAGCTGGAGGGGCTTACAACAGCGGCCACCACCTTGTCACTGACGCATTTGTGTTCAGCTTCTG GTTTTTGGATCAGCTTGGGATGTCAGCAAAGTATGACACAAAGAGCTACTGCAGACAGAGTTTGATTGGCGGCAACTACGGCCTGCTGAACACCACGACATTTCAACCGAACCCTGACTATTACAG TGCTTTACTGTGGCATCGCCTCATGGGAACCAAAGTTCTAGCAACAACATTCAATGGCACCAACAAGATCCGCGCTTACGCCCACTGCGCTAAAGATTCG CCAGGAATCACTCTACTGCTGATCAACCTCAGCGGCAACACCAAGACTGAAGTCACCGTGACAGCtcatgccgccgctgccggcggtgCGCACAAGCACGGCGAGAGGACGAGCTACACCACGGCCCAGGTCTCAGTGACAAAccaagccgccaccgccggtgagCACAAGCACGGCGCGAGGAGGCACGCCAGGAAGTTCGGGCACGCTCACGCCCACGCCCCCGgctttgcggcggcggccgacggcgccACGAGAGACGAGTACCACCTCACGCCGAAGGGCGGCGACCTGCGGAGCCAAGTGATGCTGCTGAACGGCAAGGCCCTGGCCACCGGCGCGGACGGGAGCATCCCTAGGCTGGAGGCGGTGAAGGTGGACGCGGCGCAGCCCATCGCCGTGGCGCCCTACTCCATCGTGTTCGCTCGGATTTCAGATTTCCATGCCCCGGCATGTAGCTAG